Genomic DNA from Cheilinus undulatus linkage group 10, ASM1832078v1, whole genome shotgun sequence:
aaatcataaagttaaatattattaaaataCATGATGATCTGTTGTTTGTGTGCACACAAACTTCATTTCCCAACTGCACAAATCAGGGCTCGGGCCCAACAATCAAAAAGTCTAGATTCAGCCCTGTTCTGAAACTAATGAACGCACATTACGTGGGTCAGGTTAACAAACAACTGCAGGGCAGAGAGGTCTATAATGGGATACAGCAACAACAGAAGGAAAGGGACTAAACTTTGACCCAGGTAAAAGTCAGACAACTTTTTAATTGTTCTTCAACAATCTGATCCACCGAGATGCTGCTGCTTCATGCATCTCTGTCTGCATTCATACCGatcaaaacatttcatactGAGACTGACAAATACCACAAACAAACTTAGAAAGAACAAGAGGTAGCGCTTCAGGTTCCTGCATCGTCTGATCATTTATATTTGCTAATAGAGCCAAGAGTGCTCTCCATTTAAGGCCATCGCTCATGGATGacttctccctccctccctccctcccgctatgaacataaacaaataattatcCATCCTAATCATCAAAAAAAAGAGGGATTTCTCTTAAACAGAGCCCAAATGTTTGCCACAACAAATACTATTGCTGCACTACAAGAGCGGTATGCTCCAATGCGCTCACCTGGCTCAATTAAAGCACAGAACAGGGTGCATGAAAAAGCCGCCTCGGTACCATAGGCTTAAAtaattcagaaaaatatttttaaagatgccAATTGGGCACAGTATACgaaaaataaacagtaataACTTCTGGAATCAAAGACTCACCCAATGTTCATCCACTAAAAACATGCGTCAGGGACAACTCGTGAAGTAAATAACAtgcaggcagagcagagacattatTCCACAAGACGTTCCAGCTCTGGTGAACTAAAACAAGTGTAGGACTACATGAATCACTTAGTCCAAAACACTGTACCTTTCATCTAGACTAGTGGGGCTGCATTACAGGGGTGTGGTACCGAAAGCTGGCACCAAAATCTGTCTTTTGATTCGGTTAGGTAGGTACCAGACGTGCTGGCACCAGTACCATGTTGGTGGTGCCGTTTCTTTAAATCCCTCTTTCATTGAAGGGTTGTATCAGCAGTTAAAATTAGATCAGGAGTGGTACCAGGCACCAGGAACAAGTTGAAACAAGCGATAAAGTGCAGCAGGAATGAAGCATAACAATGGCCACAAACACTGATTTTCGGGAACATTCTCTTCAGGTGGCCTTTACCACCAGTGTCTTttatatacattaaaaaaattagcTCAAAATAACTCCCTTTTTGATACACTTATGCCcaattcagaccaaagattcttGATGCAACAAGACCATTTTAGAAGACAGTAAGGGTCAGTTGCAGCAGTGCGAACGGGCTGCAAACCTGGAATCAAGCCTCACTCAGTTAATCAAGCCATTCAGTTTGTCAAACTGACGACAGCTGGTATTTGGATGTTGGAAGCtgataaaaattaaatcaggaaatctaattttgatagtctttaaatggcaaaaaatatctaattacaGTAGAATATTTGGTTGGATGCTGTGATGTGGATGTGTGGATCATGCCGCAAATTTTTTtgtccacagaaaaaaaaaatctgatactTTATCATAACAAGAATGAACTAGCAGAGCTTTTTGGGATTTCCATGTGCATTGCCTTGCGACTTTGAGGACGACAAGAGGGGAATTGGTAATGAATTACACTCATGCACCCCCATACAGCCTAATGTTATATATGATcatgacaataaaaatacaaataaagagAATTTGTGATACTTTCCTTTTAGTAGATTTATGAAACAGTAgctctaaaaataaatcaatacacTGAGTGACTGTGAGACTCCTtgcaacagcaacaacacacGGTCCCCCTCATTTGCAGTGGTGTGATTGGTTAGGCTTTCAGAATGTTGCACAGCTGCTGGGCTTGAGCAGTAGTGAGTTTAAACTTGCCTTGTCATAAATCTTTGTCATGAACTGGACTTTAGAATATGTGGCTGATGGGACAAATTCAAAACACAAGAAGTATCtgttattatgaaattatgGTAGGATACGGTGTCTTAATAGCAGACAGGCCAGCTTGTAGGGTGATAGTGAACACAGAGTTGTTTCCCAGCTGGTGCAGTCTGTAGTTGTCATATCTGAACTGCTGGATCAGCATCTTCCAACGGGCTGGATCCAAAAGATCCTAAAggcaaggaaataaaataaaaaaagagagataaaagtcaattcaaaacaaaaacaaagccactATAATTATTAACTATATACAGTTGATGCAAACCTACTTTTTTCCGCTACacaagtaattgcccccctccCTTTAATTTGGATCACACTTGAATCCCTAGAGCTGAAACATACTGTGTCCAGGCATAGTCACACTAGACATGGCAAACCAACGGTAGCCAATTCAACCCCACCATCAGGATAATACATGATTTTTCAGTAAAATATGATGAGAGGAAACCAGAGCTTCATGTTCATTTCATTTATGCAAGCTGTGATTAACAGCTCTCTGCATCCCCAACAAAGATGTGTCTGGGCAGTCAGCCTTTATAATGGAGAAACTTTACaaactacttttaaaaaaatttctttattaaattaCAGCTATATCACTGATTTTTATCATTAGTGGCAAATGGAAGTTGAGGTCAGTTTTGAGTGTCTGTTACCAAATATGAACTGATGACTgataacatttttatctcagcagatttttaaataaaaatcaaattacaaaaaaatcttttcagagCAGCTAGTTTAAAAAGGAACTCAGTCCTCcccaattttcttttttagaaaaGGCAAGACAATGGGGCCCTCTGGTGGCCAATCTTATGTATTGACTATTAACTGCTTGAATTAAAAGATGCAGATGCTACGTCCCTCAGTAATCTtgtatgataaaaaaaaatatgtagtaTCTGTCAGGAAAAAATAGTGATATGTTATGTTAATGACGAATACACAGTCCATGCAGTCACAATATTCATCTCATTAGCACAGAATCCAACATGCCATATTGTGAGGTGATAAGTTAGGGGATCTCTGAGCTCTGTAATCAAAGATATCATCCTTATTTGTCAAGTTTTTCAATAATTCACAGCCTAAATGGTAATACCCAGGTGATTCTATAATATTAGCACTTAAATGTGCATGTTAAATGGCTTTCATCAAGTTAAaccccatccatccattatggAAACACTTTGAGTCTTACCTTGTAAGGGGAGATATGTGTGTCTGATGGGAAGGCCAGCATGCCCATCACCTGCCGAACCTCATCCAACTGCCCTCCTTCTGCTTGGCTGAAGTGCTTCCTCGCATGTCTGttgtacacatttaaaaaaagaaaaaataaagaaaaaaaattgtctgtttttactgtatttatatttaaaggGTATATGTTTAGTTGGTATGGGAGAATTTAGGTGAAACAGTGATTATGTGATGCACTTTTATGCAAGTGTGTTGTTCTcagtgttgtagtacttgaATCCAGGACTTGGATCTGAGTCCGACTCGAGTCCTCGACTTGAACTCAAGCTTTAACTGCGTCAGGATTGAGAATGAAGAGGAGGACCCGAACCTTTTTTCTTAAGACTATTTTATTCCataaatttgttgtttttgtgtgagaaaaccCCTCATAACTGATCGGTGTTAATGCAGCGCCCGGCACGTGCGTTTTACGTGTGTCTAACCTGCTGACTGttaaaacaaccagaggagagaAAGCAGGAGGAGTGGCGAGCCTGGGCGTGTGAAGCAGCGGGACTGAGAGAGGAGCTGAAAGGTTGATAGGTAGCttaaacctgtggctcttctctgtattcctgcggtaatctttttaaaaaattaaactaaaatgcctccagcctacctttgaatcgctgaaaatctccatcagctgctgaATAGCTTTGACTCATCATATTGGTTtctgctgctgtacagtaatcctcctcatCTTGGACAGAGTGACATGAACTCTTCAACTTTGTAGTGAGTCCcattagttaaaaatatcaatccaatGTCCAACAATGGCGAGATAATGCTGGTTAGTGAGCTAAACAAGGTGGCATGTGGTaacattatgatgtgtttaaagacaGCTTAAACTTTAGAGCATTAAAAGGGGGACAAAGTTAAGATCTTttaatgatgtgttcaaatgtcactcAGAGTAAACTGGAATTCTAATTTTTAGAGAGAAATCTAAACAAaaccagtcattttaaaggagggATAGTTAGTATAAGATACATGTAAagcatgagttcagttaaaaatgtcaaatttttccaccctaaacacacaaataatcctgttaaTATAACTAATATTATTGATAAAGAGTGTGACCATTAAGGAGtattaataattttattattatcagtaaaaataaatgaccCCCATCCTGGACTGcaagtttttgagttttcatcgacttaaactagactaaaactatgaaaggtgatcaggactaaaatgtctaaagactaaaactacaaaggTCTGCCAAAACTAACACCGTCTCTAAGGCTACTCAACCACTGGGTTGTggatgtttggttttgtttgtgcGCAACTGCTGTAAACTGCTCCTCTAgtcctttgaaataaaaagttaaagaaattcagacattaataaaacacattGACATAACCCACCTGGAAAGCTGGGATGgcttaaaagtaataaatagtttatttaatttaacttgGCTCTTGGTTTTAGGTACTGGGGACTCGTCTAGGACTCGAACATGGATAAtagagacttgacttggactcggaCTCAGGTAAAGGGGACTCGAttgtgatttttctttggtgactcAGACTTGACTCAGGCTTAAACAATAGGGACTCAGGACTCGACTCGGACTCAAGGTTTGGTGACTCGACAACAGCACTGGTTGTTCCATATTCAGTACCTGACTGCATCCATGCGTTTGTTCTGTCTGATGAGCTCAATGAACTCCTGGATTCTCAGACTGAACTCAAGGCAACTCTTCAACAGAAAGAAACAAGAATGCCAGTAAGTGACAAAGTTATGGAAAATCTGCAAAGTTTCTTTTTGCCCTATCTATGACTCATCAGAGCAGCCAGAAAAACTGATCCATTCAAAACTTCTCCTGGAGTACTGGTAGATTTTGAGCTGGCACAAAACCTTCTTTATCATCAAATTGATTTGTGTGGGAAAAATTCTTGTCATGTAAATTTAATACCTTCATCTTGCGAAGACGGGATTTATTGTCATGGCACCAAGCTAGACAAGTGGCTGTCTCCTGCCTCTCCAGAGACTCCTCCACCTCCTTAGCTGTGAGGAACATCTCAATGTTCACCAGATCCTAACAGAGGAAAgtcagtattattattattaaaattaagTACTAACAGAAAAACAGTTTGTAACAAATGATTCAGCACCCAGGACGACAAAAGTCATACAATAAAACCTAAGCTGAACtagcagtgtgtgtgttttggttgtatccaaatgttttctgaagAATAAAATTTGAGTTATAAAAAAGACTCCTAAGTCTTTCAATTGGCTTTGAGACACTTTACAACGAGCCATTACCTCTATACCACTCTGTCTGGCCAGTTTAACGGCTGTGTTGTAGTAGCCGCAGCGCAGCAGATGCTCGACCATCATGCGAtccatcctttttttcttccacaGGTTGACCGAGGCTGGCTGATCGCTGCTGTGCTCTTTCAAGTGCTCAATGCGACGCTTACACAGCTTGGCACTTTCATCTTCGGCCTGGATGGACTCGGCAGCCTTTAGGTCAAACACATGATGATGATCAAATTCTTAACAAGAAGCTTTTAAGCATTATATTAAATCTGAATTACAAAAAGTTCAAATTGAGAGCCATCACTAACCACACTTGTTGTTAATTCACTGATTCACAAACCCGAAATTAGACAAAAATCCACTCAACTCACAATACAATATCTATTGTGATACTGGGTTCacaataaatcttaaaacagTATTTCGTAATTTTGTACTACCCctgattttttctctttttacattTGTCTAACATTTTC
This window encodes:
- the maea gene encoding E3 ubiquitin-protein transferase MAEA isoform X2; the encoded protein is MAVQETASQLSMALKVQEYPTLKVPYETLNKRFRAAQKNIDRETSHVTMVVAELEKTLSSFPVVDSVVSLLDGVVEKLSALKRKAAESIQAEDESAKLCKRRIEHLKEHSSDQPASVNLWKKKRMDRMMVEHLLRCGYYNTAVKLARQSGIEDLVNIEMFLTAKEVEESLERQETATCLAWCHDNKSRLRKMKSCLEFSLRIQEFIELIRQNKRMDAVRHARKHFSQAEGGQLDEVRQVMGMLAFPSDTHISPYKDLLDPARWKMLIQQFRYDNYRLHQLGNNSVFTITLQAGLSAIKTPQCYKEDGTSKNPDCPVCSKSLNKLAQPLPMAHCANSRLVCKISGEVMNENNPPMMLPNGYVYGYNSLLSIRQDDKVVCPRTKEVFNFSQAEKVYIM
- the maea gene encoding E3 ubiquitin-protein transferase MAEA isoform X1, with the translated sequence MVVAELEKTLSSFPVVDSVVSLLDGVVEKLSALKRKAAESIQAEDESAKLCKRRIEHLKEHSSDQPASVNLWKKKRMDRMMVEHLLRCGYYNTAVKLARQSGIEDLVNIEMFLTAKEVEESLERQETATCLAWCHDNKSRLRKMKSCLEFSLRIQEFIELIRQNKRMDAVRHARKHFSQAEGGQLDEVRQVMGMLAFPSDTHISPYKDLLDPARWKMLIQQFRYDNYRLHQLGNNSVFTITLQAGLSAIKTPQCYKEDGTSKNPDCPVCSKSLNKLAQPLPMAHCANSRLVCKISGEVMNENNPPMMLPNGYVYGYNSLLSIRQDDKVVCPRTKEVFNFSQAEKVYIM